From one Candidatus Chromulinivorax destructor genomic stretch:
- a CDS encoding M3 family metallopeptidase: protein MKRLYGLLLLLIFSGCHYVKSPEMRLCSRLDWQSIVTMFPKNEQQIGAMKHKAIAVIDTMLKTLESQEPQHRNFYNSIRLYDNAKFKFIMNLQILSTVSMLDSDPSLRSCANHAVTELQQYQADKLVRNPILLHAFQDYAQYGHDDPSKTISVRTFLQKSINKLEHEGAHLSSAILTRLNKLSKDIKKLEAEFGSYIVNHAKSIVCTKDELVGVPALYLTNLHQTKRGYTIPLTYDAFFTILENCTIAATRKKIFLEFNRRVYPKNEDVLKKLIYKRNEYARLVGYKNFAEYECALQMVGSVQRAQDFIMEIVASTNTIVDEEFVQLTKNLPESVVLSLTGKLQPFDEAFVRSTYRKSHFDIDATALAQYFPIDNVINQLTKQFGQFFALSFDQVPCHGLWHKDLICFQVRLLKTNEILGYLVFDLYARPGKSEQACQMSVIPTIQDDCSFACSGLSTIITNFNKAQDGKKTLLEFHDVKTLFHEFGHALQELFGATDFVDIAGSHGPRDFLEVPSQLFEMWMDNPSMIKQFSQHYITQEKLSDAMVQKIVAAEKFGRASLLSRQCLLSLISLEFGKDAEKIQPHDIVEKLYRQVRTDVEYCPQDHFETGFEHLIAYGSHYYGYVWSKVLAAGLFEYITKHGITDNEVGQKLYQALLCHGGSQDPQKLVELLLGSTVTKKALIDSLQS from the coding sequence ATGAAGCGCTTGTACGGATTATTATTACTACTGATTTTTTCAGGGTGTCACTATGTTAAAAGTCCTGAAATGCGCTTATGTAGCAGACTTGATTGGCAATCAATTGTTACGATGTTTCCAAAAAATGAACAACAAATAGGAGCAATGAAGCACAAAGCTATTGCAGTAATTGATACTATGTTAAAAACATTAGAGTCTCAAGAGCCACAACATAGAAATTTTTATAACAGCATTCGTTTGTATGATAATGCAAAATTTAAATTTATTATGAATTTACAGATACTCTCAACTGTATCTATGCTAGATAGTGATCCCTCACTTCGTTCTTGTGCAAATCATGCGGTTACAGAACTTCAACAGTACCAAGCAGACAAGTTAGTGCGTAACCCAATATTGTTACATGCATTTCAAGATTATGCTCAATACGGTCATGATGATCCAAGCAAAACAATCTCTGTTCGAACTTTTTTACAAAAATCGATTAATAAATTAGAGCATGAAGGAGCTCATCTATCCTCAGCAATTCTTACTCGATTAAATAAATTATCAAAAGACATCAAAAAATTAGAAGCTGAATTTGGTTCTTATATAGTAAATCATGCTAAATCCATTGTTTGTACCAAAGATGAACTTGTTGGAGTTCCTGCTTTATACCTTACAAACTTGCATCAAACAAAACGCGGTTATACTATCCCTTTAACCTATGATGCATTTTTTACGATTTTAGAAAATTGTACCATAGCTGCAACTCGTAAAAAAATATTTTTAGAGTTTAATCGACGAGTGTATCCAAAAAATGAAGATGTGCTTAAAAAACTTATTTATAAACGTAATGAGTATGCTCGCTTAGTTGGGTATAAAAATTTTGCAGAGTATGAGTGTGCATTGCAAATGGTTGGAAGCGTTCAACGTGCACAAGATTTTATTATGGAAATTGTAGCATCAACAAATACCATTGTTGATGAAGAATTTGTGCAATTAACAAAAAATTTACCTGAATCAGTTGTTTTATCTTTGACAGGTAAATTACAACCTTTTGATGAAGCTTTTGTGCGATCTACCTATAGAAAAAGTCATTTTGATATTGATGCAACTGCTCTTGCGCAATATTTTCCTATTGATAATGTTATCAATCAATTAACTAAACAATTTGGACAATTTTTTGCATTATCATTTGACCAGGTTCCTTGTCATGGATTATGGCATAAAGATCTTATCTGTTTTCAGGTAAGGCTTTTAAAAACAAATGAAATTCTTGGGTATCTTGTTTTTGACCTTTATGCTCGCCCTGGAAAATCTGAACAAGCATGCCAGATGAGTGTCATTCCTACAATTCAAGATGATTGTAGTTTTGCATGTAGCGGTCTTTCAACAATTATTACGAATTTTAATAAAGCTCAAGATGGTAAAAAAACATTGCTTGAGTTTCATGATGTTAAAACATTGTTCCATGAATTTGGCCATGCTTTACAAGAACTTTTTGGGGCTACTGATTTTGTTGATATTGCAGGCTCTCATGGACCACGTGACTTTTTAGAGGTGCCGTCGCAATTGTTTGAAATGTGGATGGATAATCCTTCTATGATCAAGCAGTTTAGTCAGCATTACATCACTCAAGAAAAGTTATCTGATGCAATGGTACAAAAAATAGTTGCTGCAGAAAAATTTGGCCGAGCAAGTTTGTTATCTCGACAATGTTTATTGTCATTGATATCACTTGAATTTGGAAAAGATGCTGAAAAAATTCAACCTCATGATATTGTTGAAAAGCTCTATAGACAAGTAAGAACTGATGTTGAGTACTGCCCACAAGATCATTTTGAAACTGGATTTGAACATCTGATAGCTTACGGTTCACATTATTACGGATATGTCTGGTCAAAAGTTTTGGCAGCAGGACTCTTTGAATACATAACAAAACATGGCATTACTGACAATGAAGTAGGCCAAAAATTGTATCAAGCTTTGTTGTGTCATGGTGGTAGTCAAGATCCGCAAAAGTTGGTTGAATTATTGCTTGGCTCTACGGTAACTAAAAAAGCTTTGATAGATTCATTGCAGTCGTAA
- the uvrB gene encoding excinuclease ABC subunit UvrB: protein MSVFKLHLPFQPSGDQPAAIEKLQQGLGKPSTLLGVTGSGKTFTIANVIAAQDKPVIVLSPNKTLAGQLYEEFSLFFPENKVCYFVSYYDYYQPESYLPAQDIYIAKETKINDEIERLRVEAAASIMQRKDVIIIASISCIYSLGNPQDFKEMAISLSVGVKIGRKELINKLLSILYTRNEVDKRSGTFQVYGNSIEIHVPYQKKKKLRIELFGDEIESISWIDKINNNVLNLVDQEVIFPAKNFVTTEAKKRTAITSIKQELQEYVATLENQQYADRIQQRVAYDIEMLEQTGTCPGIENYSTHFDGRVSGQAPYCLFDFFNEDGFLLVIDESHIAIPQMGAMYKGDKARKKSLIDFGFRLPSAYDNRPLKFEESERFLKNVIYVSATPGKYEAEHSAQIVEQIIRPTGLLDPIIDLHSRTNQIQNLVEQINATSAKGFRTLVTVLTKKMAEELAFFLEEKQIKVCYLHCDLKTPQRTDLLQKLRLGIFDCLVGVNLLREGLDLPEVAFVAVMDADIEGFLRDRRSLIQIIGRAARNTESIVRLYADKVTPSMDFAIKETARRREIQDTYNQEHGIIPTTVIRDVTTSISSLSADIAKSSKYLQKQAKKEIKLTAQEMQYQIVELEIAMQQAAQKLDFETAIALRQQWQLLKSKL, encoded by the coding sequence ATGAGTGTTTTTAAATTGCATCTTCCATTTCAACCATCAGGCGATCAACCAGCAGCTATTGAAAAATTACAACAAGGACTTGGTAAACCATCAACATTACTTGGAGTAACCGGGTCAGGTAAAACTTTTACCATTGCAAACGTGATTGCCGCGCAAGATAAACCTGTGATTGTTTTATCACCAAATAAAACGCTTGCAGGGCAATTGTATGAAGAATTTTCTCTGTTTTTTCCAGAAAATAAAGTTTGTTATTTTGTCAGTTATTATGATTATTATCAACCAGAGTCATATCTCCCTGCGCAAGACATTTATATAGCTAAAGAAACAAAAATTAATGACGAGATAGAACGTCTTCGTGTTGAAGCTGCAGCAAGTATTATGCAAAGAAAAGATGTTATTATTATTGCATCAATTTCTTGTATTTATTCTTTAGGTAATCCTCAAGATTTTAAAGAAATGGCAATATCTTTATCGGTGGGTGTTAAAATAGGTCGCAAAGAGCTTATCAATAAATTGTTATCAATCCTTTACACTCGGAACGAAGTTGATAAACGAAGTGGGACATTTCAGGTGTATGGCAATAGCATCGAGATTCATGTTCCGTATCAAAAGAAAAAAAAGTTACGAATTGAGCTTTTTGGTGATGAAATAGAATCTATTTCTTGGATTGATAAAATTAATAATAATGTTTTGAATCTTGTCGACCAAGAAGTTATTTTTCCTGCAAAAAACTTTGTTACCACAGAAGCTAAAAAACGAACAGCAATTACGTCAATCAAACAAGAATTACAAGAGTATGTTGCAACCTTAGAAAATCAACAGTATGCCGACCGCATACAGCAGCGTGTTGCTTATGATATCGAGATGCTTGAGCAGACAGGTACATGTCCGGGTATTGAAAATTATTCAACCCATTTTGATGGTCGAGTATCTGGTCAAGCACCGTACTGTTTATTTGATTTCTTTAATGAAGATGGATTTTTATTAGTTATTGATGAATCTCATATTGCTATACCCCAAATGGGCGCAATGTACAAGGGTGATAAAGCTCGTAAAAAATCATTAATTGATTTTGGCTTTCGTTTACCATCGGCGTATGATAATAGGCCTTTAAAGTTTGAAGAATCTGAACGTTTTTTAAAAAATGTTATCTATGTTTCTGCAACCCCTGGTAAATATGAAGCTGAGCATAGTGCTCAAATTGTTGAACAAATTATTCGTCCAACTGGTTTGCTTGATCCAATTATAGATTTGCATTCACGAACCAATCAGATACAAAACTTGGTTGAGCAAATTAATGCAACAAGCGCCAAAGGTTTTCGAACACTTGTTACGGTGTTAACCAAAAAAATGGCTGAAGAGTTAGCATTTTTTCTTGAAGAAAAGCAGATTAAAGTTTGTTATTTGCATTGTGATTTAAAAACTCCGCAGAGAACTGATTTGCTACAAAAACTTCGACTTGGCATTTTTGACTGCCTTGTGGGTGTTAATTTATTACGGGAAGGTTTAGATTTACCAGAAGTAGCTTTTGTTGCTGTTATGGATGCTGACATAGAAGGCTTCTTGCGAGATCGTCGATCATTGATTCAGATTATAGGTCGAGCAGCGCGAAACACCGAAAGTATTGTTCGCCTATACGCAGATAAAGTTACGCCATCGATGGATTTTGCAATCAAAGAGACAGCGCGTCGACGCGAAATTCAAGATACATATAACCAAGAACATGGAATTATACCGACAACAGTTATTCGTGATGTAACAACTTCGATTTCGTCATTATCTGCAGATATTGCTAAGTCATCAAAGTATTTACAAAAACAGGCTAAAAAAGAGATTAAGTTAACGGCACAAGAAATGCAGTATCAGATTGTTGAGCTTGAAATTGCAATGCAGCAAGCAGCTCAAAAATTAGATTTTGAAACGGCAATTGCCTTGCGTCAGCAGTGGCAATTACTTAAATCTAAATTATAA